The following proteins are co-located in the Blastocatellia bacterium genome:
- a CDS encoding cob(I)yrinic acid a,c-diamide adenosyltransferase yields MRITKVYTRTGDSGETSLVGGQRVGKDSPRVDAYGEIDEVNSLLGLVRCHVQDKEIDGILATLQNTLFTVGADLASPLNLDAPRITREESLRLERTIDEFNRQIPPLKEFVLPGGAPAGALLHLARAVTRRAERKVVKLSKEEAINPELIVYLNRLSDLLFVLARVVNRRAGISEEQASFASPPRTRKKQPED; encoded by the coding sequence ATGCGTATCACAAAAGTCTACACGCGAACGGGCGATAGCGGCGAGACATCCCTGGTGGGAGGTCAGCGCGTCGGCAAGGATTCGCCTCGGGTTGATGCCTATGGTGAAATTGATGAGGTGAATTCCCTGCTCGGACTTGTCCGCTGCCACGTGCAGGATAAAGAGATTGATGGCATCCTGGCGACCCTCCAAAATACGCTTTTCACGGTGGGAGCCGATCTGGCCAGTCCCCTAAATCTCGATGCCCCCAGAATCACCCGGGAGGAGAGTCTCCGGCTCGAACGCACGATTGACGAATTCAATCGTCAAATTCCTCCCCTTAAGGAGTTCGTTCTCCCCGGAGGCGCTCCGGCGGGGGCTCTTTTGCATCTCGCCCGAGCCGTGACGCGGCGCGCCGAACGGAAGGTTGTGAAGCTCTCAAAAGAAGAGGCGATCAATCCTGAGTTGATCGTCTACCTCAATCGTTTGTCCGATCTTCTCTTTGTGCTGGCGCGGGTCGTTAATCGTCGAGCGGGCATCAGTGAAGAGCAGGCATCATTTGCTAGCCCGCCGAGAACGAGGAAAAAGCAGCCGGAAGATTGA
- a CDS encoding hydantoinase/oxoprolinase family protein → MGRRRIRIGLDVGVAHIRIVAVDGDTTEVVSVCTLATGTSPLKPLEMSARLRQFAQRSEGRESPTEGAGRDDLTERLHTALQQSAGSGSFAAQDVETVVLGTTWGTYPIGQSESPAVGLVIVGAPWSLERFTAPSSDSFSNPIRLLSLRLDPEQVGHEAVLRNTLYDLRSRGARVLVVADEAATSRREREVVAASVALGMPALALHDLAACQPAGGNDQAQNLLLRSLLIAGFLPRLVRLVELVEKSLRRCDITAPLLIMGNDAGVLRPDEFLRQPASALFSGHVASIIGTLIEEGSGASTEENAVILHIGGASTTVAPVRRGELITG, encoded by the coding sequence ATGGGACGACGGAGGATCCGAATTGGGCTCGATGTCGGTGTCGCTCACATTCGGATCGTGGCCGTTGACGGCGACACGACAGAGGTGGTTTCTGTTTGCACTCTGGCGACGGGGACATCACCCCTGAAACCTCTCGAGATGTCCGCCCGACTCCGCCAGTTCGCGCAAAGATCAGAAGGGAGAGAATCCCCGACAGAGGGCGCCGGTCGAGATGATCTAACGGAGCGGCTGCATACTGCCCTGCAGCAGTCAGCGGGATCAGGGTCTTTTGCGGCGCAGGATGTCGAGACCGTCGTGCTTGGGACTACCTGGGGCACCTACCCGATCGGCCAAAGTGAGAGCCCGGCGGTGGGACTCGTGATCGTGGGCGCCCCTTGGTCACTGGAGAGATTCACTGCCCCAAGCAGTGACTCCTTCTCCAATCCCATCAGGCTCCTCAGTTTGCGACTTGACCCCGAGCAGGTTGGTCATGAAGCTGTCCTCCGTAACACGTTGTATGACCTTCGATCACGCGGGGCTCGCGTCCTCGTGGTGGCCGATGAAGCTGCGACGTCTCGACGGGAACGAGAGGTGGTGGCGGCATCCGTCGCTCTCGGAATGCCTGCTCTAGCGCTGCACGACCTGGCGGCTTGTCAGCCCGCGGGGGGAAACGATCAGGCGCAGAATCTTCTCCTGCGGTCGCTCCTGATCGCTGGGTTTCTGCCCCGTCTCGTGCGTCTGGTTGAGCTTGTGGAAAAGAGCCTCCGGAGGTGTGACATTACAGCCCCCCTGCTCATCATGGGCAATGACGCCGGGGTTCTCCGGCCCGATGAATTTCTGCGACAACCCGCTTCGGCTCTATTCTCGGGACATGTGGCGAGCATCATCGGCACATTGATCGAGGAAGGGTCCGGGGCGAGTACCGAAGAGAATGCAGTCATCCTCCACATAGGAGGCGCTTCAACAACGGTGGCGCCGGTTCGGCGGGGTGAACTCATCACAGGC
- the glnA gene encoding type I glutamate--ammonia ligase, with product MTPKEVLSFAKEQGAKFVDMRFTDLPGQWQHMIFPIEELSERSFEEGFGFDASSIRGWAAIHESDMLVVPDPSRCWIDPFFKEPTLVMIGTVVDPITKQEYEFDPRGVARRAEAYLRYTGIADVAYFGPEAEFFIFDDVVYHNDSYTAEYSIHSDEAAWKESGSGYRIRHKEGYVPTPPLDTLVDLRSEITLRLRQVGIEVECHHHEVATAGQGEIDFRYSNLTTTADNVMIFKYVVKNTARAWGKVATFMPKPIYGDNGSGMHCHQSLWKGGKPLFAGDEYAGLSREALYYIGGLLKHAPALAALVAPTTNSYRRLVPGYEAPVNLAYSRRNRSAAVRIPMYSPSPKAKRLEFRPPDPSCNPYLAFAAMLMAGLDGIEQRIDPGEPLDRDIYDMSPEELKNVPSLPGSLEEALAALERDYDFLLKGDVFTESLIERWIRYKREREVNQLRLRPHPYEFALYFDV from the coding sequence ATGACGCCTAAAGAAGTCCTGTCATTTGCCAAGGAACAGGGTGCCAAATTCGTTGACATGCGCTTTACCGATCTGCCCGGTCAATGGCAGCACATGATTTTTCCCATCGAGGAGCTGTCGGAGCGCTCCTTCGAGGAAGGGTTCGGGTTTGACGCCTCTTCGATTCGAGGCTGGGCGGCGATTCACGAAAGTGACATGCTCGTTGTGCCTGATCCCTCGCGGTGCTGGATTGACCCGTTTTTCAAGGAACCAACACTGGTGATGATCGGAACGGTGGTTGATCCAATCACCAAGCAGGAATATGAATTCGACCCTCGGGGGGTGGCACGACGGGCGGAAGCCTATCTCCGGTATACCGGGATCGCAGACGTGGCTTATTTTGGGCCGGAAGCCGAGTTTTTCATCTTCGACGATGTGGTCTACCACAACGATAGCTACACGGCCGAGTACTCCATTCACAGCGATGAGGCCGCCTGGAAGGAGAGCGGCAGCGGCTATCGCATTCGGCACAAGGAGGGATATGTGCCGACGCCCCCGCTCGATACGCTGGTGGACCTGCGTTCGGAGATCACCCTCCGGCTACGCCAGGTGGGAATCGAAGTGGAGTGTCACCATCACGAAGTGGCCACGGCGGGTCAGGGGGAGATTGACTTCCGTTACTCGAACCTGACGACGACTGCCGACAATGTGATGATCTTCAAGTACGTCGTCAAGAACACCGCTCGGGCCTGGGGCAAGGTGGCCACCTTCATGCCCAAGCCCATCTATGGCGACAACGGCAGCGGTATGCACTGCCATCAGTCGCTGTGGAAAGGGGGCAAGCCGCTCTTTGCCGGAGATGAATACGCCGGACTGTCGCGGGAGGCGCTCTATTACATCGGGGGACTACTCAAGCATGCGCCGGCACTTGCGGCACTGGTGGCGCCGACAACCAACAGTTATCGGCGCCTGGTGCCCGGTTATGAAGCTCCGGTGAACCTCGCCTACTCGCGTCGCAATCGAAGTGCCGCCGTGCGCATCCCGATGTACTCGCCGAGTCCAAAGGCGAAGCGACTGGAATTTCGCCCGCCGGACCCCAGCTGCAACCCGTATCTCGCCTTTGCCGCCATGCTCATGGCCGGTCTCGATGGAATCGAACAGCGGATTGATCCGGGCGAGCCGCTTGATCGGGATATTTACGACATGAGTCCGGAGGAGTTGAAGAACGTCCCGAGCCTGCCCGGTTCTCTCGAAGAGGCGTTGGCTGCTCTGGAACGGGACTACGACTTCTTGCTCAAGGGAGATGTTTTCACCGAGAGTCTCATCGAGCGCTGGATCCGTTATAAGCGTGAGCGGGAAGTGAATCAACTTCGACTCCGACCCCATCCTTACGAGTTCGCGCTTTATTTCGACGTGTAG
- a CDS encoding glutamate synthase-related protein — MNATVMGETEEQRIDLERDSCGVGFIADLQGRRRHDILEMGLTALSRMRHRGAVSADAETGDGAGVLFQLPSQFFRRELLRRGVRLSPKARVAVGMVFLPASPEDYEASKRTIEDVIARTGRAGASLHASSVCSDTSGSPPRSVRIPLQCLGWRRVPVDLEVLGEEARAACPIIEQVIIAPTSPCSSDALERTLFLVRKEIEHRLSVAGLSAHIVSLSHRTIVYKALLVSSDLRRFFPDLQRLDFRTRFTIFHGRYSTNTRPSWRLVQPFRFLAHNGEINTLQGNRRWVQARTEMLASVWGGETKWLVPLLDERASDSANLDNVLELLFFSGRSLLHAMSMLVPEAYGRDPEKDPAIGAFYEYHECLIEPWDGPAALCFTDGRIVGAALDRNGLRPARYVITSDGLMVLASEVGVLPLSESHIVEKGRLGPGSMVALDTASRRLYRDEEIKRRLARRRPYRHWLKQHLIEIDRDAPSVESDAPSLSNPLKTLQRTFGYTREDLELILSQIAIEGKEPIGSMGDDTPLPALSQKPRLIYDYFKQLFAQVTNPPIDPLRERLVMSLDTWIGPRSNWLKEEPEACRMIRFRSPILTGNQFRWLKAQRGLPVAILPTRFPVSRAGEGLRQSIERLCAQAEKAVEQGAGILILSDRNVSGRWAPIPMLLAVGAVHQHLLRSGKRMRVGLVAEVGDARQDHHFACLIGYGASAVYPYLAYESVAALAEEKAMIDRHHAVITYRQVIGKGLLKIMSKMGISVLSSYHGAQLFEAVGLAPEVISRCFSGTPSRIGGVGWEGIAADVLQFHQRAFGKEDVFFQPGYHSNTTKIMAPRGAHVIARSEGTTSLDDYGFYRFRKNGEYHAFNPGVIRTLHRVAQSNGDQGRGPAPTELYHAYRAAVEDRPPLALRDFLTFDSPRRPISISEVEPVGEIVKRFSTSGMSHGALSREAHEALAIAMNRLGARSNSGEGGEDPSRYRRPRDGDWAGNAIKQVASARFGVTPAYLVSADELEIKIAQGSKPGEGGQLPGHKVTVEIARLRHATPGIALISPPPHHDIYSIEDLAELIYDLRQINPRARIAVKLVAEAGIGTIAAGVVKAGADVVHISGHDGGTGASPLSSIKYAGIPWELGLREVQAALMANALRGRVVLRVDGGLKTGRDVVLAAMLGADEFGFGTAALIALGCVMARQCHLNTCPVGIATQREDLRARFRGKPEHVVRFFLSVAEQVREILAHLGFRRFEEIIGRSDLVKLRAPDGFVLDDAENHTPTRGTLYPGKKKQPSVVVGGAKSARLDLSILVEADSATGSRARRFLQTARRQHPVLDDVILGEIAPSLERGQDVHLSFHISNTDRAVGARLAGEIVRRYGDKGLSRQSIEITFRGTAGQSFGAFCVSGLRLLLFGDANDYVGKGMAGGEIVIRPSEAARFTWHENVIVGNTVLYGATGGRLFAAGRAGERFAVRNSGAVAVVEGVGDHGCEYMTGGAVVVLGDVGFNFAAGMTGGIAIVLDETERLIHRVNHDLVSLAPLETADEQWLRALLVSYWEATSSPRARMLLDSWSHWVTAFRKILPKSPGEMALPPHDRLQDDRRWDFSDLSYRSGESPVVTYGSINTTELARSGRHL, encoded by the coding sequence ATGAACGCAACGGTGATGGGGGAAACAGAAGAGCAACGAATTGATCTCGAGCGCGACAGTTGCGGAGTTGGGTTTATCGCCGATCTTCAGGGGCGTCGCCGCCATGATATCTTGGAGATGGGCCTGACGGCTCTTTCCCGGATGCGTCATCGAGGGGCCGTCTCTGCTGATGCTGAAACGGGAGATGGAGCGGGTGTCCTCTTTCAATTGCCCTCGCAGTTTTTCCGGCGCGAGTTGCTGCGGCGGGGAGTGCGCTTGTCTCCAAAGGCGCGTGTCGCCGTCGGAATGGTCTTTCTGCCGGCATCCCCGGAGGATTACGAGGCGAGCAAACGCACGATTGAAGACGTGATTGCGCGAACCGGTAGGGCAGGCGCGTCCCTCCACGCCTCCTCGGTCTGCTCGGACACTTCTGGGTCTCCTCCCCGAAGTGTCCGGATTCCCCTGCAATGTCTCGGATGGCGACGGGTCCCTGTGGATCTGGAAGTGCTGGGTGAGGAGGCGCGGGCTGCTTGCCCGATCATCGAACAGGTGATCATTGCTCCCACCTCCCCCTGTTCGAGTGACGCGCTCGAACGGACTCTTTTTCTGGTCAGAAAAGAGATCGAGCATCGCCTGTCGGTTGCGGGACTTTCGGCGCACATCGTCTCACTGTCACATCGAACGATAGTCTACAAGGCATTGCTCGTGTCGTCCGATCTCCGAAGATTCTTCCCGGATCTTCAGAGGCTGGATTTCCGCACGCGATTTACCATCTTTCACGGCCGCTACAGCACCAACACGCGACCGAGCTGGAGGTTGGTTCAGCCGTTTCGCTTCCTGGCCCATAATGGGGAGATCAATACGCTCCAGGGAAATCGCCGGTGGGTCCAGGCGCGGACGGAGATGCTCGCCTCTGTGTGGGGCGGCGAAACGAAATGGCTTGTGCCCCTCCTTGACGAACGAGCGAGCGACTCAGCCAATTTAGACAACGTGCTGGAGCTGCTCTTTTTCTCAGGGCGCTCTTTGCTTCATGCGATGTCCATGCTGGTGCCGGAAGCCTACGGGCGCGACCCGGAAAAGGATCCTGCTATCGGTGCCTTCTACGAGTATCATGAATGTCTCATCGAACCTTGGGACGGACCGGCGGCCCTCTGCTTCACCGATGGGCGTATCGTTGGAGCTGCGCTCGACCGAAACGGACTCCGTCCCGCTCGCTACGTCATCACGAGTGATGGACTCATGGTCCTCGCGTCGGAAGTCGGCGTGCTGCCGTTAAGTGAGTCGCACATTGTTGAGAAAGGTCGCCTCGGTCCGGGCAGTATGGTTGCCCTCGATACGGCTTCCCGCCGCCTCTATCGAGATGAAGAGATCAAGCGGCGCCTGGCCCGACGACGCCCCTATCGGCACTGGCTGAAGCAGCACCTGATTGAGATTGATCGAGACGCCCCATCGGTGGAGTCTGACGCCCCATCCTTATCGAACCCGTTGAAAACCCTTCAACGAACCTTTGGCTACACGCGCGAGGATCTCGAACTCATCTTGAGCCAGATCGCAATCGAAGGCAAAGAGCCCATTGGTTCGATGGGAGATGACACGCCGTTGCCTGCGCTTTCACAGAAGCCGCGGCTCATTTACGACTATTTCAAGCAGCTTTTCGCTCAAGTGACGAATCCCCCTATTGATCCTCTGCGGGAGCGACTCGTCATGTCGCTCGATACATGGATCGGACCGCGATCCAACTGGCTCAAAGAGGAGCCCGAAGCCTGCCGGATGATTCGCTTCAGAAGCCCTATCTTGACGGGCAATCAGTTTCGCTGGCTGAAGGCGCAGCGAGGACTTCCTGTCGCAATTCTTCCCACCCGCTTCCCGGTGAGTCGAGCAGGAGAAGGGCTGCGTCAATCTATCGAGCGCTTATGCGCTCAGGCGGAAAAAGCGGTCGAGCAGGGCGCGGGCATACTCATTCTCAGCGACCGCAACGTGTCAGGGCGATGGGCTCCCATCCCGATGTTGCTGGCCGTCGGTGCCGTGCATCAGCACCTTCTCCGAAGTGGAAAACGAATGCGCGTCGGCCTCGTCGCCGAAGTGGGTGATGCCCGCCAGGATCATCATTTCGCCTGTTTGATCGGATATGGAGCAAGCGCCGTTTACCCCTATTTGGCCTACGAGTCTGTGGCCGCGTTGGCCGAAGAGAAGGCAATGATAGACCGCCACCATGCCGTCATTACCTATCGGCAGGTCATAGGGAAGGGTTTGCTCAAGATCATGTCAAAGATGGGGATCTCGGTTCTCTCAAGCTATCACGGCGCTCAGTTGTTTGAAGCCGTCGGATTGGCGCCGGAGGTGATCTCCCGCTGCTTCTCGGGTACACCGTCACGAATCGGAGGGGTTGGCTGGGAGGGAATCGCGGCAGATGTGCTTCAGTTCCACCAGAGGGCGTTCGGAAAGGAGGACGTTTTCTTCCAGCCGGGGTATCACTCGAACACGACGAAAATAATGGCGCCTCGGGGTGCTCATGTCATTGCACGTTCAGAGGGAACAACCTCTCTTGACGATTACGGCTTCTATCGTTTTCGGAAAAACGGCGAATATCATGCGTTCAATCCGGGGGTGATCCGAACGTTGCATCGCGTTGCCCAGAGCAACGGGGATCAAGGGCGAGGACCGGCTCCGACTGAACTGTATCACGCCTATCGCGCAGCCGTTGAAGATCGTCCTCCCCTCGCCCTGCGGGATTTTCTCACTTTTGATTCGCCCCGACGACCCATTTCGATCAGTGAAGTGGAGCCGGTCGGTGAGATCGTGAAGCGGTTTTCCACCTCCGGGATGTCGCACGGGGCGCTCAGCCGGGAAGCACACGAAGCACTGGCCATCGCTATGAATCGGCTGGGTGCCCGGTCCAATAGCGGCGAGGGGGGCGAGGATCCCTCCCGTTACCGACGTCCACGGGATGGGGACTGGGCGGGCAACGCCATCAAACAGGTCGCATCGGCGCGATTTGGTGTGACACCGGCCTATCTCGTCTCGGCTGATGAGCTGGAGATCAAAATCGCGCAAGGATCAAAGCCGGGCGAGGGAGGACAGCTTCCCGGTCATAAAGTGACGGTGGAGATTGCCCGTCTTCGTCACGCGACGCCTGGCATAGCGCTCATCTCGCCACCCCCACATCACGATATTTATTCGATTGAGGACCTGGCCGAGCTAATTTATGACCTCCGCCAGATCAACCCTCGCGCCCGCATTGCCGTCAAGCTTGTGGCCGAAGCGGGTATCGGGACGATTGCCGCCGGCGTCGTCAAAGCCGGGGCCGATGTGGTTCACATTAGCGGGCATGATGGGGGGACCGGAGCATCGCCTCTCAGTTCGATCAAGTACGCCGGGATTCCCTGGGAGCTGGGCCTTCGTGAGGTCCAGGCGGCGCTCATGGCCAATGCTCTCCGGGGCCGGGTCGTCCTCCGCGTGGACGGAGGGTTGAAGACAGGTCGGGATGTCGTCCTCGCGGCCATGCTGGGCGCCGATGAATTTGGCTTCGGGACGGCAGCTCTCATTGCTCTGGGTTGTGTCATGGCTCGTCAGTGTCATCTTAATACCTGTCCGGTCGGAATCGCCACCCAGCGCGAGGACCTGCGCGCCCGCTTTCGCGGAAAGCCGGAACATGTTGTGCGCTTCTTTCTCTCTGTGGCCGAGCAGGTGCGAGAGATCCTCGCTCATCTCGGGTTTCGCCGCTTCGAGGAGATCATCGGGCGGAGCGACCTCGTCAAGCTTCGTGCACCCGATGGCTTCGTACTGGACGATGCTGAAAACCACACCCCTACTCGGGGAACCCTCTACCCGGGGAAAAAGAAGCAGCCCTCAGTAGTGGTCGGAGGAGCAAAAAGCGCCCGACTTGACCTGAGCATCCTCGTCGAAGCGGATTCTGCAACAGGATCGCGTGCTCGGAGATTTCTTCAGACGGCTCGCCGACAACATCCCGTACTCGATGATGTCATCCTTGGCGAGATCGCACCGTCGCTCGAGAGGGGGCAAGATGTTCATCTTTCTTTCCACATCAGCAATACCGACCGGGCCGTGGGAGCGAGGCTCGCCGGAGAGATCGTTCGGCGGTACGGTGATAAAGGACTCTCCAGGCAATCCATTGAGATCACATTTCGCGGAACGGCGGGTCAGAGCTTTGGGGCTTTCTGCGTCTCCGGGTTGCGGCTTCTTCTTTTCGGGGATGCCAACGATTATGTGGGGAAAGGGATGGCCGGGGGAGAGATTGTGATTCGTCCGTCCGAGGCGGCTCGCTTCACCTGGCACGAAAATGTCATCGTGGGGAACACAGTCCTGTATGGTGCAACTGGAGGTCGGCTGTTTGCCGCCGGTCGCGCCGGAGAGCGGTTTGCCGTACGAAATAGCGGGGCCGTTGCCGTTGTCGAAGGCGTGGGAGATCACGGCTGTGAGTATATGACCGGTGGCGCGGTGGTTGTTCTGGGCGACGTAGGGTTCAACTTCGCTGCGGGTATGACCGGAGGCATCGCCATTGTGCTGGATGAGACCGAGCGCCTCATTCACCGGGTCAATCACGACCTCGTTTCACTGGCTCCCCTGGAAACGGCCGATGAACAGTGGCTGCGGGCCCTGCTCGTGAGCTACTGGGAAGCGACCTCGAGCCCTCGCGCCCGCATGCTGCTTGACTCCTGGAGCCACTGGGTCACGGCCTTCAGGAAGATCCTGCCCAAGTCGCCGGGAGAAATGGCTCTGCCTCCCCACGATCGGTTGCAAGACGACAGGAGATGGGATTTCTCTGATCTCAGTTATCGTTCAGGGGAAAGCCCCGTCGTCACCTATGGCTCGATCAATACGACGGAACTCGCACGATCCGGCAGACACCTATAA
- a CDS encoding sigma 54-interacting transcriptional regulator has translation MSASRDPIVAGGRSEIKKLTSLLQISQTLGQPLNLRAALARVLEILEENHGVVSAIVVLQDERDELLKIESAIGISPQARRRSQYQVGEGIIGRVVESGRPIVVPKASQEPLFLNRTGILKGPHEELTFICVPVSVDRQTVGALGVALRYKRERDYDQSVQFFSIVGSMIAQAVKVNRLIEAEKQRLLDENLTLKMELRQRYDFSNIVGTSRPMQDVYEQVAQVAKTNTTVLIRGESGTGKELIARAIHYNSLRADKPFIKVSCAALPESLIEAELFGYEKGAFTGAYSRKKGRFELADHGTLFLDEIGDLSPSTQVKLLRVLQEREFERLGGTETISVDVRLIAATNRDLEGALRDGTFREDLYYRLNVFTIYLPPLRERKSDILLLADHFLEKYARLHRKDIRRISTPAIDMLMSYHWPGNVRELENIIERAVLVCEGNVIHSHHLPPTLQTAEASGTLPRRSLAEAVQAYEKDLILDALKTTRGNITRAARLLNTTKRILGYRVKRLKIDVSRFKE, from the coding sequence ATGAGTGCCAGCCGTGATCCAATTGTCGCGGGCGGCCGCAGTGAGATCAAAAAACTGACCTCACTGCTTCAGATCAGCCAGACACTCGGTCAGCCGCTGAATCTCCGGGCAGCGCTCGCGCGCGTCCTGGAAATCCTGGAGGAAAATCATGGTGTGGTCTCGGCGATTGTCGTCCTCCAGGATGAAAGGGATGAGCTTTTGAAGATCGAAAGCGCCATCGGTATCAGCCCTCAGGCGCGTCGCCGCAGCCAATACCAGGTGGGTGAGGGAATCATCGGGCGCGTCGTGGAAAGCGGCCGTCCCATTGTCGTGCCCAAGGCCAGTCAGGAGCCACTCTTTCTGAACCGCACCGGTATTCTCAAGGGCCCTCACGAGGAGCTCACCTTCATCTGTGTCCCCGTTTCCGTTGATCGGCAGACAGTGGGAGCACTGGGCGTCGCCCTCCGCTACAAGCGTGAGCGCGATTATGACCAGTCGGTTCAGTTTTTCAGCATCGTCGGCTCGATGATCGCTCAGGCGGTCAAAGTGAATCGCCTCATCGAGGCGGAAAAACAGCGCCTGCTCGATGAGAATCTCACACTCAAGATGGAGCTGCGCCAGCGCTACGACTTCAGCAACATCGTGGGGACGAGTCGTCCGATGCAGGATGTCTATGAGCAGGTCGCCCAGGTGGCCAAGACCAACACAACTGTCCTCATTCGAGGAGAGTCAGGAACAGGCAAGGAGCTTATCGCGCGGGCCATCCACTATAACTCCCTGCGGGCGGATAAGCCGTTCATCAAGGTGAGCTGCGCCGCCTTGCCCGAAAGTTTGATCGAAGCCGAGCTTTTCGGCTACGAAAAGGGAGCCTTCACCGGGGCCTACAGTCGCAAAAAGGGCCGCTTTGAACTCGCCGACCACGGCACGCTCTTTCTGGACGAAATCGGCGACCTCAGCCCCTCGACTCAGGTCAAGCTCTTGCGCGTCCTCCAGGAGCGCGAGTTCGAGCGCCTGGGGGGCACGGAAACCATCTCCGTAGACGTCCGACTCATCGCGGCGACCAACCGCGATCTGGAAGGGGCACTGCGTGACGGCACCTTCCGCGAAGACCTCTATTATCGGCTCAACGTCTTCACCATCTATCTTCCTCCCCTGCGCGAGCGGAAATCGGATATTCTGCTTCTGGCCGATCACTTCCTGGAGAAGTACGCGCGGCTCCATCGCAAGGACATTCGAAGGATCTCGACCCCCGCGATTGATATGCTCATGAGTTACCACTGGCCCGGGAATGTCCGTGAGCTGGAGAACATCATCGAGCGGGCCGTTCTCGTGTGTGAGGGAAATGTCATTCACAGTCATCACCTGCCGCCCACGCTCCAGACTGCCGAGGCCTCGGGAACCCTTCCGCGACGGTCCCTCGCGGAAGCGGTGCAGGCCTACGAGAAGGATCTCATCCTCGATGCGCTCAAAACCACACGCGGTAACATCACCCGAGCTGCGCGCCTCCTCAATACGACCAAGCGAATCCTCGGCTACAGGGTCAAAAGGCTCAAGATTGACGTCTCTCGTTTCAAGGAGTAG
- a CDS encoding haloacid dehalogenase-like hydrolase gives MKAKSNATRHYLLASDFDKTLSFNDSGHVLSELLNLSGFEQKVASLARINLVQQGGELAYLLLHDPDYRGVRREHLVEVGKRIRLKKNISLLARFLEGGIEGHRFSFYVISAAPEDVIRSALEGIVPADHIYGTQFEYDPSTGEIRSILRVPAGYGKVAVLDDLQSRLQVSHHHIIYVGDGVSDVHVMLHVNQREGYTIAVSEARYIAHIAKRTILSDDAFSIVVPILEDIAGWPADRIRALFESQGLLIQEWGKVRTDWLTIRESPGPALLNQGIPEGYDGRNSRDLAG, from the coding sequence GTGAAAGCGAAATCGAATGCAACGAGGCACTATCTTCTGGCCAGCGATTTTGATAAGACGCTGAGCTTCAACGATTCCGGCCATGTCTTGAGCGAGTTGCTGAACTTATCGGGGTTCGAGCAGAAGGTTGCATCGCTGGCGCGGATCAACCTGGTTCAGCAAGGGGGTGAGTTGGCATATCTCCTCCTGCATGACCCCGATTATCGGGGAGTGCGACGCGAACACCTGGTGGAAGTCGGTAAGCGAATTCGGCTCAAGAAGAACATCTCTCTCCTCGCGCGCTTCCTCGAAGGTGGCATCGAAGGGCATCGCTTCTCCTTTTATGTGATCTCGGCAGCTCCTGAGGATGTCATCCGATCGGCGCTCGAGGGGATCGTCCCCGCCGATCACATCTACGGGACTCAGTTCGAGTATGATCCCTCGACGGGGGAGATCCGTTCTATTCTTCGGGTCCCGGCGGGATACGGAAAGGTGGCTGTTCTCGATGATCTCCAATCGCGGTTGCAGGTGAGCCATCACCATATCATCTATGTCGGCGATGGTGTGTCGGACGTGCATGTCATGCTCCACGTCAATCAGCGAGAAGGGTACACAATCGCCGTGTCGGAGGCGCGGTACATTGCCCATATCGCCAAACGAACGATTCTGAGCGATGATGCCTTCAGCATTGTCGTGCCCATTTTAGAGGATATTGCTGGCTGGCCGGCCGATCGCATCCGAGCCTTATTTGAATCACAGGGGTTGCTCATTCAGGAGTGGGGGAAGGTTCGCACCGACTGGCTGACGATCCGGGAGTCTCCTGGTCCCGCATTGCTGAATCAGGGCATCCCCGAAGGTTATGATGGTCGCAACAGTCGGGATCTCGCGGGTTGA